DNA sequence from the Sardina pilchardus chromosome 23, fSarPil1.1, whole genome shotgun sequence genome:
acttgaatatcAGTCACCTTGCCagggaaaataatgcactgtgTGGATAAAATGTCATCAAGATGTGATTCACAAGTATTCATCgattgtgtgtatatacagagAGATTATCAACAGCAAGAGTAGGCATTGGAACAAGATTCAACAGTGGAGCTATCATCACCTACCACCTCAAAATGGAGGAGCTCAAACTGAATAGTATATTGACACTAGGTGACACTTGTGACAATGATGACGTGCCATTTGGAGAGGAGAAGTGCAATGGGACGCTGAAGGACATATAGCTGACATACCAGACAGCCATAAGCACCTCAGGATTCCATAGTCACATGGGATTCAAAGTGGAGAGAGGCAGCTATATTCTTACACCTCCAGAGAGCTCCATAGAAAGATCTGGAAGAGTCAGCTCAAAGCTAAGAACAAGACCCAAGCcatcagcaacaacagcaagacAGGAGGAGGATAACTGGGGTCTTGGTGAGAACCAAGAAGACTGCTATccaagcaaaaacacacaatttttttgtctgtctggcaATTAAAATGACCTGTGATCTGACCGGCGGTAATTACTTGATCCCACTCTCAATCTCTCACCAATTCATGTCCTATCTCTCTTCATTATCTCAAGAGAAGCCCAAAACCCTTAAATTaatcatggaaaaaaaaactttaaagaTGACCACAGgagcagagtgtgtgaggaAACTGAATAAAATAGGCAGCCTGATAGAAGCCTGACTAAAATCCTGTACGTAATACTGTATTCTGAAGGCAAAACTCATATTGTGGTGTTTCAATATACAGAAAGATCTGTGGTGTAGATGGGTTAAATCCACTTTAAGACCATGTGTGCGACTTTATAGGTtaactgaaaatgaaaaactCTATAGCCCACATTCAGCTAGAGTGCTGGATAACCCACCTGAGATactgataataacacacagaCCAAGAAATGGCACCGCTGATGTAGCAGCAGATACCACTTCCTAGTCCAGTAAGAGTGTACTGTGTACCATGAGAGCCATATGAGAATATAAGAAGCTAGAGAAATACCAGGGTCAGGGACCTGTGTACGGAAAAAAAAGGTGATGTATGGCGCGTGCAGAATACAGTCATTTTAGCAGTGTAGCAGAGTTGAAGAGGGAGCGATTCCTTAGGGATCCAATGGAGCAGAATGGAATAGTGACAACCTAGGGCTCATTTCCAGCACTCTCTATGAAAAAGAGCAGTCCAGGGAGCTCAAGAAGGTGAACCAGCCCTAGAGCTCataagagtttgattccaaaacgctccattttttaaaaaaaacattacaaagtCATCTCATTCAATGGTGCATTCCAAGAAATATCTGTAAAATTGCAGTTGtgctgttttgattgagtaaagacaAATCAAACAACAATATTCAAAAACACttctactgaaattacttggaaaacaaattgtaaaaaatatatatatatatgaaaattcattaaaatggtggatatagcgttttggaaccaaactcttcaaggTATAGTTACAATCAATAATCATCATGGGTATGTGTATTAGTAGTAATGACTAGTAATATTATTAatacatacatttatattttcttctttctcaatAAGCCtatgctgtatactgtatgtctgaggtATGTTAGATTATCAGTAGAAATGTAATGCTTACAGCTGACAGGGCTCATTATGGTTTCGCCTCACACCGAATCCTCTAGTGCTCCGGCTATTATGGGCAGTAGACTGAGAGGACTGGGTCAAGTGAGATACAAAGCCTGCTTAGCCTCTTCTGCAGGGTAAAGATACTACTACTGCTTCTAAATCACTGCCTGCCCGAGACTCACTGACCAGATTTAACATCTGACTGATTTAGACCAAGGGGGCCCTTGATTGAGATTGAGGAAGCCTTGACTTAATCTGCTCccagtgtctttttttttcaaaaaagagagagagagagagagagagagagagagagagagagagagagagagagagagagagagagagagaccgtccTACAGCTTGTGGAAGCTGTTTGAGCCAAAGCTGACACTTCAGAGAGTGGAGtgagaagacagagaaagagagggagagaagaagaagagagggtagagagatggagcaagagaggaactgagagagagagagagagagagcaaattagagatggagggagagagagggagaaagagagagagagagagtgagagcttcCACTCGGGCTGGTGAGAAGCTCTAGGGAGCAGATTAATTGGAGGCTGCCTTCAGAAAAGGTTTGCTGGATGAGGACGGGCCATGACAGCTCTGCGGGCCTCTCCCGCATCAATCAGTCATGATCTCCCGCCTCATTTGGAGGGGAATGACAATGCTCAGGGAGGCGAAGTGTCAAACAGCAactccaccccacctccatcaccaccaccaccaccaccccccattaCCAGGACAAAGACTGCTGGAGAGATTGTTCACCTTCAGAGGACTGCAGTCAGAATCAAAGACTTGCATGGGTGGTTGATGGGTCATGTGATTCCTTTGGAGTTTGTACAACCTGGCTTTAGCTTGTCTTCTTCACCCACTTGGGAGATATATGGTCTTGAGCTGCACCTCCTCTATACAGCACATGTTAAACAAGCACAATAAATGTTCTTATGGACTTACGGTACTTACTTACTGTACTTACATACTTGCTGTTACATCTATGGGTTGTAGGGCAGCAACAAAGTTTCTCCACTCATCCCTGCTCTTTGCCTTTCGTAGTGGAGAGCCCCGGCCAAGTCTCACAGATGTCTCACACTTTTAACATGAGGTGAACTGTGGGAGTAAAAGCTGTGGTGAGGTCCCAGAGATAAGCGGAGAGCTTCAACTGAAACATTACCTGACTTTGTTCAGCACAAAATCCTCTCACGTTCTATAGCTTAATACAGGAGTAAGCCTACTTCAGTAATTATAGCACAGAACATGGTAAAAATTAGGCTACAAAGCATGAAAAGAAACATATTCCGTTAACATGAAAGTTAAGTAGTCAATGGAGGTGTTCTGAACCTGGGGAAgttgacaaaatgtttttttttttttacagaaactAATCTTCAAAAAGTATGAATATTTAGTCACACACAGGGACTTTCTTTCTAATCCGTAACCAGCATTTTAGTCAACATTAAAGAGCCTCTTATCACTTCAGCATTAACATCATAGGTAAAAGCATTCTCAAAGGTGTTATTGTGTTTCCTAATATTGAGACACCACCCGTGTTGGTTCTCACCACCTGTGATATCACTCCAGAATGTTCTATAGATTCTTTCAGAAGCAAGTGAGCTGGAGACTGGTCATACAGAGGAGATGTGCAAACAATCTTTGCAGAAACGGTTGCACAAAActcgtttttaaaaaaaaagcaccaaGTGCGAGGTGGACAACCAATAATAGTCGTATAGGCTCAGAAAAGTGTGACAAGAAGTATACATGAGAGATCTCCAGATGAAAACATGCACAGAAACATGCCCTCATTACTCTCTTAGCAGGCGTTCTTAAAAATGCCCTCCACAGGGAatgttctctctgttctgtcttCATAGAAAAACACTGTGTGAGCTGCTTCCCTGCAAACATCAGCAGTTAATGATCCACTGGGAAGGGATTCAAACACAATAGGATTCAACCAGGAGCTGGGGGGGGGAAACTAAGGGATGCTGGGGTTTAACTGGTTTAGGAGTGCTGCTCAGCCCTGTAAATAAGGCACCAGCAGTCATGTGAGGGAACAGGGTAATCTCTGGGATCAGAATTAATAATGGAGAAAGGAGAATCTGAAGATCAAACGGTACAGTGTCCCTGATGTGATCGTTCCTTCATCCACGCCTATCAAAACCACTTTCATCTTTGGGCTCCTTTCAAACCGAATCTACGGGGGATTTCTTTTCTGATAGGGTCCTAGGCCACTTCTGTGAtgtgatcatcactgacaatgCATTTAGACAGACTATTTCAACAAAAGATTTATCAAGTCATCAAGACCCTGCGTGGAAAAAAGTAATAAATGATGGTTCATTCAAAAGATGAACTACCGTAAAAATAGCTCTTGCCATTGGTTTTTGTGCTGTGAAAATCTGTATGCTCATGGAATGTGGACAAAAGAGTGCCTATCTTTCCTTTTTGCATTACAGCACTGTGTCCTGATTAGGAAAAAGGTCTCTTCAGCATGCCAAATGGCTCATGAAAAGAAATAGTTTACATCTATGCTTTCCAGACATATACTTTGACCCGGCCATACACAGTATTATGTGTGGCATGTCTCCTGTAGTATCTGAGTCTAAATCCATCACACATTCACTTACTGCTTGCTACCTTATTGCTGATACAACCAGCCTCTGAGGGAAAGGAATGTGATCAGTGTAGTTTCTTTACTGGACTGTAATCAGCAGTTACAAGCTGAGTTAACGGTGTTTGcttgttggtttgttttcatttttttaaagttaataaataaaatatatatatatatttttttttttaaaatgttcagTGTAGCTTACCCACCATAACTGATTACAATCCACAGTGCCACTGCCACAGACAGTCATTAACAATTGCACAATTCAGGGGAACTGGCTCATTCACAATGATAATTCAAACTTCCTTACatgagagggtggagagaaagaTAACATCAAATACAATATTTAAAGAGGTGTTATAAAAACGATAGTTTTGATAGTATTTGGAATCGTATAGGCTAGCTTACTTTtgcaaatgtaaaatgtgtCGAGCACATGCATCTAACATGCACAGAAATGTTGTTTTAGCTTTAGCCTTCAAATTTCGCAACCTACATGACAACTTTAGTTGGCATACTCTCTTGGATAGCGATGTAAACGTCCAGCTCTAGAAAGTATTagtcctgccatgtattggttctatctgtgcgcCTGTGTTTTTTGGGCTTGACAGAGGTGAATTTAATaattagctgatcaacctgacTTAACAGTTGTGCTAATTGGAATCAGCTGATTGAGTgattggaacaaaaatgtggcaAGACTTTACTTTCTGATGTCCGTCTTTTACACCTCTGACCTTGGAATATTCTCTGTCAGTTTGACATTTCATTTTGACATTCAGTTCACCTCTGTCTCATCCTCGCTCCATGAAATCATTCACTTCCTTGAATGTGTCTGTtttgagagggaagaggaggtcTTCACCTAATCTGTCAATTTTCCGATCCGGATGTTCACCATCCAACTCTCATAGACCGTGCAGTCGCGGTAACTCCTCGCCAACTGTCGCTCGCCATATGCCTGCCGCtcagtctggacacacacacacacacacacacacacacacacacacacacacacacacacacacacacacacacacacacacacacacacacacacacacacacacacaccgcactgcCGCACTTGGGTCTTAATATTTAGGGTAGATTGCCTAAGTGACAAGTGATTGCATGCCCCACTGCTTGTCCGCTGCCTGTCTGTTCTAGGGGATCTGACCTTATCTTTGAGCTGACACCTCTAACACATGCTGTCAGAAGAATAACATATGGCGTTGTCTCTGATCCGGATAGGTCGTGGAACGTCCTTCCTTGTCAGTTAACGGTGGGACACAAGGTCCTAATGATTGTCGATCAGGAGTTTGTTTGTGCCACATGTTATTCCATTGAGGCATTTTTCAAGTGCAGTGCATGAATCGTATGTTTATGGCTATGCAATTTCATGGGCGGCTTGaaatgtccaaaaaaaaaagccactgaAAAGGCCTTGATTGTGGGGGAACATTGCCCTCTACGGGTAAGAAACATTCGCTTACATAATTCACGTTTTTATAATATgtcatgtgtttttatttttgctgtTATACGTATGCTGTGCTATATACGTACCAGTCCGACATTTCGGTCATTGATTCAACATATTCTGTGATATGCAGTCACACATGTTGTATCATTTCAGAAAGTATTTTCTCTACACAGATGCTTCCAAAAGCTTATCTGAATATCCTATTAATCATAGAATTCGAACCGATGAACggtgtagtaggctattatATACAAGGACCAAATTTAAAGTCTTTGATATGATTAAGTCTAAGACGTGTAAATCTTGAGTCCAACCAACATATTCCAATAAATGTGATGTCCTGAAGTGTTCATCTGAAGTTCATCATAaaagtagtaggcctataccaCAGTAAACTACGTAGCACATATAAACTAATGGTTCACATAGACCCTTTGGATTCAGCAATACATTCATAATTGGAAAACCCGAGAACACCAAttcagcaaatatgttttattatacaaaaatagtaggctatatgtaaAAGGCAATAAGTTATTTGGCGCGTATTTCTGTCACTTGGCTACTCATTATGAGTTCAGTCAGACTCAGTCCAGTGAAGCTCGTCCTTCTCCTAGTCGTCCTTCTCGGGTTGTTTTCCATAGAACATTTCCAGTAGAAGTTCTTCCATGTTGACCGCTCCTATGACCGGTTTAAAGAAGAGCCCTGCGACGACGTTTGCGTTGATGGACCGGAGCATGGAGAGCGCGATGAAGAGTTTGGCAAACCTCGTGGAGTCCCCTCGGTGAATCATTTTGACATATTCATTTAATGCTTGGTGCGCTTCGCTCTGCAGCCCCTGGATGTAATGTTGACACTGCAGCCCCTCAACATCTGAAGAGAAAACACAGATGAGGAAAATGATGTCATTATGATCGTGCGTAATCAAATTGTCCCACCCTTTTAGATTACAATGTGTGCACAACAGGGAATCCAAATAAACATATCCGAACTGTAATGACAATTTCATCAGCAACACATTTATATTAATTATTGCAATGCTAAAGGAAATCAAACATACATCATGCAATCATTATTTACTGCGTTAACTTCCAACCGACACATGCAAAGTAGCTTATACAGTGCTGCGTCGCCAACACACCTGGATTGAAGAGGATGGCTCCTTTCAAATAGGCATACTCCTTTGTGCTTATATCGAGACTCCAGCATTTACTGAGGAACAATTTGATACCCTGCACATCAACGATAGACACGCCTGGCGCACTACACTCTGACGGGTTATCCGTTTTGTCCGGGCCGCTAGTTAAAATCCTCTGCAACATGCTGAGTTCGGGCGTTTCGGTGGTCTCGAAAGAAATCCTGTCCTGCGCCATACCGAGGACCAGTAGAGGAGCCCAGCTGCTTCTCACTAGAACGTGCTGGTCCTCCACAGGGAGCTCCCGAAAGCAGGGCACATTCTTGACAAACTTGAGAGTCTTTACAAGCACCGCAGATGCGGCTTTGCAGGTGGTTTGTGGCGACCGAAGCGCAACCTTTTTCTTAGATCCACATGTACAAGCTTGTACCGACACAGCGACTCTCTGGATCCTTTGCTGCGAGTTCTGGGCGGACTGGATGTCGTTCTTCAGAATACTATACAGGATGCTGCTTTGCCTCCTTTCGCTTATGCAGTGGCATCCGTCGAAACAAGCCATGCCGTCAACTGTGTTATGGAACAGTCGAGTTCGAATTAGCTGCGCTTTCTGTGCCCCGCTGATCCCATGAACGCCGAGGTTTTatatttctttccttcctttcaAATGACAAGTAGTTGGGACTTTTTAAATATCGTCCGACACCTCCCACTTCTATTTTTCTGACGTACACCTAGGGGGTGCTAGTTGCTATCAAATGAGGGAGGTGCTGTAAGTGTCTGGCAGGCACATTCATAAACAACCATTTCTGGGGATATTGACCAatcttgtttttgcttttttgtctctttctactcaaagaaatgttttaattatttttgtAAATGAGTAAACATGTTCACATTAGTCTAAATTGTTGGAACTCACAAAATTGTTAGTGTCCTATGCCTTATGGATGTTATGGATTGTTTACCTcaagtttgtgtttgttttccttttctttttcattctccTTGACCTTACCCAATGTAAGGGGAATCAAACCATTAGTCAAATGAATGTATGACAATATGCAATTCTCCTTCATTTGCCTTTGATTTGATAGAGTTAAGCCTGAAGTTTCCATCTCTGCCTGATGTTAAAATCACTTTCAGGAATGGAAAAATGCAGGTCTACAGGCCCTCAATGGGGAATTTTTACTTCACTGAAtgtatacaatacacacacacacacacacacacacacacacacacacacacacacacacacacacacacactggaacactGCAAATTTAAGTAGAACATTATGGTAAGTATACTTACTACAACAGAGTGTGTACTTATTATCTGTAGTCGTGTACCTTGTTCAACTGGGGCCTCATTACTCTTCGAATCGAGGCCTTCAGCTTGAGTGTGCTGGTGGTGTCTGAACACTCAACATTTCGCCTGAATTTATCTTGAAGGTCTGCCTTTAAGCAAGGCTGAAAACTTGTTTGGACCTTCACaacgccatctctctctctcagcttgaGATTGTTGTGCAATAGAAGGCGTATTATTGCTCGATTTCCATCTTAATAAAGTATTGAATTTGCTTCCAATTACCAAGGTATTGTGTTTCCTACCACTGCACCAGAGCATAGCCTTCTTTGGATTTCACCTTTGTTTTACTCAAGGTTAAGTCAATACCCAATATTTCTAACATTCTGTAAATGGATTTGTGTcctttttccagttttatttccAAATATGTTCTTGccagcatacatacagtacaggaatGATGAGTAAGCTATAACTTGCAACTATTCTGGCATATTTTCACCTTTTTGTGGACTctcttgaaatgaaatgaaaacatgaccTTGTTTGATGTATGTAAACTACTTAGAAAAACTCCTTTTTGCAGCCTAGCTATAAGCTTGTCCTGCTACCCTTTGCAAAGACCTTGAGAAATGATGGCCATGAGCTTACAAAAAAAATGATCACAACTTTGAAGTTCAGGGTTAGACTACTCTTTTTGTGTTGGGCAAGTAGATTTGCGAGacagttttatttcagttagcctattagctggtttgatttgcattgagctcaatgagaattaaaccagctaataggctaaatgaaataaaaccCTGGTAacctttcagattaagggtctgaccacgaataatgtaatgggtcaactcgaggggcggcaccaagcatggaTTTGGAAATCTCACTGCATACAATTGTATTACACTACGGCCAATGTTTTTATTCTGGACTTCGaagcaattggataacactttgaccaatgtttactgac
Encoded proteins:
- the nr0b1 gene encoding nuclear receptor subfamily 0 group B member 1, producing MACFDGCHCISERRQSSILYSILKNDIQSAQNSQQRIQRVAVSVQACTCGSKKKVALRSPQTTCKAASAVLVKTLKFVKNVPCFRELPVEDQHVLVRSSWAPLLVLGMAQDRISFETTETPELSMLQRILTSGPDKTDNPSECSAPGVSIVDVQGIKLFLSKCWSLDISTKEYAYLKGAILFNPDVEGLQCQHYIQGLQSEAHQALNEYVKMIHRGDSTRFAKLFIALSMLRSINANVVAGLFFKPVIGAVNMEELLLEMFYGKQPEKDD